The Brassica napus mitochondrion, complete genome genome includes a region encoding these proteins:
- the ccmC gene encoding cytochrome c biogenesis ccmC gives MSVPLLQPSFLMSKTRSYAQILIGSWLFLTAMAIYLSLGVAPLDLQQGGNSRILYVHVPVAWMSIIVYIATAINTFLFLLTKHPLYLRSSGTGIEMGAFFTLFTLVTGGFWGRPMWGTFWVWDARLTSVFILFFIYLGALCFQKLSVELASILICVGLIDIPIIKFSVNWWNTLHQPGSISRFGTSIHVSMLIPILSNFANFLFLTCILFVLETRLLIPSFLESPITEEIEAREGIPKPSSLACIHG, from the coding sequence ATGTCCGTTCCGTTATTACAACCTTCTTTTTTGATGTCAAAGACCAGAAGCTACGCGCAAATTCTCATTGGGTCTTGGTTGTTCTTAACAGCGATGGCTATTCATTTAAGTCTTGGGGTAGCACCACTAGATCTTCAACAAGGTGGAAATTCTCGTATTCTCTATGTACATGTTCCTGCGGCTCGGATGAGTATTATTGTTTATATCGCCACGGCTATAAACACTTTCTTGTTCCTATTAACAAAACATCCCCTTTATCTTCGCTCTTCCGGAACCGGTATAGAAATGGGTGCTTTTTTTACGTTGTTTACCTTAGTTACTGGGGGGTTTCGGGGAAGACCAATGTGGGGGACCTTTTGGGTGTGGGATGCTCGTTTGACCTCTGTATTCATCTCGTTTCTTATTTACCTGGGTGCACTGCGTTTTCAAAAGCTTCCTGTCGAACCGGCTTCTATTTCAATTCGTGCTGGACCGATCGATATACCAATAATAAAGTCTTCAGTCAACTGGTGGAATACATCGCATCAACCTGGGAGCATTAGCCGATCTGGTACATCAATACATGTTCCTATGCCCATTCCAATCTTGTCTAACTTTGCTAACTTCCCCTTCTCAACCCGTATCTTGTTTGTTCTGGAAACACGTCTTCCTATTCCATCTTTTCTCGAATCTCCTATAACGGAAGAAATTGAAGCTCGAGAAGGAATACCAAAACCTAGTTCACTCGCTTGCATCCATGGCTGA